A genomic segment from Cutaneotrichosporon cavernicola HIS019 DNA, chromosome: 7b encodes:
- the mrpl38 gene encoding uncharacterized protein (Belongs to the universal ribosomal protein uL14 family): protein MFPSAALRMIGLKGRMVVIDNSGATLAECVNVLKVKTRKKSTGFGTVGDEIVCVVNKARPVPQLTPGAPALQKVRKGDVRRAVIVRTKKEVVRPDGRVIRFDDNACVLLNAKSEMLGTRINGVVSAELSNDPNNRWAKILGLATKIV from the exons ATGTTTCCCTCAGCAGCGCTGCGCATGATCGGCCTCAAAGGCCGCATGGTGGTCATCGACAACTCGGGCGCGACCCTCGCCGAGTGCGTCAACGtcctcaaggtcaagacgaggaagaagagcacCGGGTTCGGGACCGTTG GCGACGAAATCGTCTGCGTCGTGAACAAGGCGCGTCCCGTCCCGCAGCTCACGCCTGGCGCTCCCGCGCTGCAGAAGGTGCGCAAGGGTGACGTGCGCCGGGCAGTGATTGTGCGCAcgaagaaggaggtggtgCGGCCAGACGGACGAGTCATTCG ttTCGATGACAACGCGTGTGTACTGCTTAACGCCAAGAGCGAGATGCTGGGTACACGTATCAACGGTGTTGTGTCGGCCGAGCTGAGCAACGACCCCAACAACCGGTGGGCAAAGATCCTGGGTCTCGCGACGAAG attGTGTAA
- a CDS encoding uncharacterized protein (Cell growth and or maintenance-related protein): MVPSHTSLVWPRSDGRSDRWPPYTKPTNTGWFEPLSPDDAKYTLYGEKIGKHVAEKVLGIHGLKKPRIDLPDGYKLYVHKKPQPDKSVREDVYLFGSPVSKFRSPNEFMEHATWLFDLSKDLKDHSTCECKYNSKSAIAKEKKGEAARTKRANEGGMAPEAKKTRLEEEEVQDAVVVPERTIDQLTKRRYRKGELVFFRMETIMPPKDSDLPEVTHWPGLVASITQVSQVDESGKPTSSFKHSIRPLGMFSNSHEITKFTSELLPYSASVQLLGGTEGWNKIGQESSRALHEGIEREAQIDIPVHQTDIEGTKLEGRWKRRWGERIKFSEMPPNWDLAVLRLGVALRMARNLASCWSQTDRFETLPSGTVLSPAELSDIENRKKSLFQGMWYQGERLWMDDVVRLRKTRASLPTDALLPPSPGAEDRGVFLRIRLIALENQTVKGSVNDVWRCMIYGDIYELSDSFALGAPDWPPPKGLHYRRLNREGCEVSVDIFDVAGRAYPDLLEKNSAWFFDPSVPENERKGRVPAGSGIMEVIGRAPATRSCDCAMWKEDLYVMVREATADVERMTREHYGKLLAKALGYKPTPAASTRPNGAGSTPVLAGTPTPGSSKTPVFQCNVADVSISPSEGNKLQSPSIIAGPALKPSLDIAAQHLREGRTVAFPTETVYGLGAHSLDPNATAKIYAIKNRPADNPLIMHVSSLDMLQRLLPPGYQLSELYHALISAYWPGPLTLLFPSANPPPPPAPQTNAIRMPSHPLALALIAAADLPVSAPSANSSGRPSPTRAAHVVHDLDGRDGLGCILDGGPCGVGVESTVLDALGWKKGGGGSVNVLRPGGLGVEDVARVVAEVDAQFGGSTDLLLQGRPWVKGSAGGGVPKPQTDDLPPSTPGMKYRHYSPTVPVQLLLPSNVFPRPPVVGLTTDAAAVVSALTNGKRVGLLHYESSPLAKALEGLPLERRSLGQDATSAAQVLFDGLLALEGAGVDAILVEGCSDDGLGLAVMERVGKAVGGGGRTGGLNDGQVSTPGSEGRFWVEV, encoded by the exons ATGGTGCCCTCACACACCAGTCTCGTCTGGCCGCGCTCGGACGGGAGGTCAGACCGCTGGCCTCCCTACACCAAGCCTACCAACACTGGCTGGTTCGAACCGCTCTCCCC CGACGACGCAAAGTACACACTGTACGGCGAGAAGATTGGGAAGCATGTCGCTGAGAAGGTCCTTGGCATCCATGGGCTTA AGAAGCCCAGAATCGACTTGCCTGACGGGTACAAGCTGTATGTGCACAAGAAGCCACAGCCCGACAAGAGCGTCCGCGAAGACGTGTATCTTTTCGGCTCGCCTGTGTCCAAGTTCCGCTCGCCAAATGAGTTCATGGAGCACGCGACCTGGCTCTTCGACCTCTCCAAGGACCTCAAAGACCACAGCACA TGCGAGTGCAAATACAACTCCAAGTCGGCCAttgccaaggagaagaagggcgaggcggcgcgcacgaAGCGCGCGAATGAGGGTGGCATGGCACCCGAAGCGAAGAAGACGCGTCttgaagaagaagaggtgcaggacgcggtcgtcgtcccTGAGCGGACGATTGACCAGCTCACCAAGCGGCGATACC gcaagggcgagctcgtcttcTTTCGCATGGAGACGATCATGCCGCCCAAGGACAGCGACCTGCCCGAGGTCACTCACTGGCCAGGGCTGGTTGCCTCCATTACGCAGGTCTcccaggtcgacgagagcgGGAAGCCCACCAGCTCGTTCAAGCATAGCATCCGTCCTCTTGGCATGTTCTCCAACTCGCACGAGATCACCAAGTTCACGTCGGAGCTGCTGCCGTACTCGGCCAGTGTGCAGCTCCTTGGCGGGACTGAGGGGTGGAACAAGATCGGCCAGGAAagctcgcgcgcgttgCACGAGGGCATCGAGCGAGAGGCGCAGATCGACATCCCCGTGCACCAGACTGACATCGAGGGTaccaagctcgagggcCGATGGAAGCGGCGGTGGGGTGAGCGCATCAAGTTCTCCGAAATGCCCCCCAACTGGGACCTGGCGGTGTTACGCCTTGGAGTCGCGTTGCGAATGGCTAGG aacCTCGCGTCGTGCTGGTCCCAGACGGATAGGTTCGAGACGCTGCCGAGCGGCACGGTGCTCTCACCTGCCGAGCTGAGCGACATAGAGAACCGCAAGAAGAGCCTTTTCCAAGGCATGTGGTACCAGGGCGAGCGGTtgtggatggatgatgtCGTGCGCCTGCGCAAGACCCGCGCAAGCCTGCCGaccgacgcgctcctcccACCAAGTcccggcgccgaggaccgTGGCGTCTTCCTCCGCATCAG ACtcatcgcgctcgagaaTCAGACCGTCAAGGGTAGCGTCAACGACGTGTGGCGCTGTATGATCTACGGCGACATTTACGAGTTGTCGGACTCGTTTGCCCTAGGTGCGCCCGACTGGCCCCCACCCAAGGGACTGCACTACCGCCGTCTGAACCGCGAGGGGTGCGAAGTGTCAGTCGACATCTTCGACGTCGCTGGCCGAGCGTATCCTGACCTCTTGGAGAAGAATTCTGCGTGGTTTTTCGACCCCAGTGTTCCGGAAAACGAGCGGAAAGGGCGCGTACCGGCAGGCAGTGGGATCATGGAGGTCATCGGGCGGGCCCCTGCGACGCGGAGCTGCGACTGTGCCATGTGGAAGGAGGACCTCTACGTCATGGTCCGCGAAGCAACGGCGGATGTCGAGCGCATGACACGCGAGCATTACGGGAAGCTTCTGGCCAAGGCGCTGGGCTACAAGCCCACGCCCGCCGCTTCCACTCGACCCAACGGCGCCGGGAGCACGCCAGTCCTCGCCGGGACACCCACACCAGGGTCCAGTAAGACACCTGTTTTCCAGTGCAACGTTGCGGACGTCAGCATCAGCCCCTCCGAAGGGAACAAGCTGCAATCGCCCTCCATCATTGCCGGACCAGCACTAAAGCCCTCGCTTGACATCGCCGCGCAGCACCTGCGAGAAGGACGTACGGTCGCGTTCCCGACTGAGACGGTGTACGGCCTGGGCGCGCACTCGTTGGATCCCAACGCGACGGCCAAGATCTACGCGATCAAGAACCGCCCCGCCGACAACCCGCTTATCATGCACGTCTCCTCGCTCGACATGCTGCaacgcctcctcccaccagGGTACCAGCTCAGCGAGCTCTACCACGCCCTCATCTCGGCGTACTGGCCTGGAcctctcaccctcctcttcccctccgcgaaccctccaccaccgcctGCACCACAGACGAACGCGATCCGCATGCCAAGTCACCCCTTAGCGCTTGCTCTCATCGCGGCTGCCGACCTCCCCGTCTCGGCCCCGAGCGCCAACTCATCGGGCCGCCCATCTCCAACACGCGCCGCACACGTCGTGCATGACCTCGATGGgcgcgacggcctcggctgCATCCTCGACGGTGGGCCAtgcggcgtgggcgtggagagcacggtcctcgacgcgctgggATGGAAAaaaggcggcggcgggagcgTCAACGTGCTCCGGCCCGGAGGCCTGGGGGTTGAGGACgttgcgcgcgtcgtcgccgaagTCGACGCCCAGTTTGGCGGATCCaccgacctcctcctccagggCCGGCCTTGGGTCAAGGGCAGCGCTGGGGGCGGCGTCCCCAAGCCGCAGACGGACGACCTGCCACCTTCCACACCAGGCATGAAGTACAGGCACTACTCGCCAACCGTGCCCGTGCAATTGCTGCTGCCTTCTAACGTGTTCCCCCGGCCACCAGTGGTGGGTCTCACGAccgacgccgcggcggtcgTGAGCGCACTCACCAACGGCAAGCGCGTCGGGTTATTACATTACGAAAGCAGTCCACTGGCGAAGGCGCTCGAAGGGTTGCCTCTCGAGCGCCGGAGTTTGGGGCAGGACGCCACGAGCGCCGCACAGGTCCTCTTCGACGGGCTGcttgcgctcgagggcgccggcgtcgacgccattCTCGTCGAGGGGTGCAGTGATGatgggctggggctggctGTTATGGAGCGCGTGGGTAAGGCGGTGGGCGGAGGTGGCCGTACGGGCGGTCTGAACGACGGGCAGGTGAGCACGCCGGGGTCTGAGGGGCGATTCTGGGTCGAGGTGTAG
- a CDS encoding uncharacterized protein (Protein serine threonine phosphatase 4 regulatory subunit 1), producing the protein MQRLSQESVHKLSYNSSRSSSNDGSDSSDVLAARRDELMSQLLTAEYDQDIGKWSSGEMLTRRPSTPPSSDCPVEVNIISATPSHSSTQLTEDALREAQVDGSLRHPPSGSTSRDNDNDDGGAHAWDSVWPAPNAQPVVSFPLQPAMASRFPSAPVSPYVTPSFSPAVVQATRRLSSSPPHSPSPQLAPPFISGKELASSPHLPRRLSETAITRRSDASLSLNSDVGVSATLSSLVLPDHDSQGTLRVPSVTLRLPAITRPAGPRRAHSAQDALGTRARIAAGLSGSPASPQEEDASEASESWSEAHASQRPPTPLPPEPITFASPAFAMYENAIEDDVDDEDMVEPSSPVSWPTGYESTVMDDTLAPGPTEKIDIPHPALAGGLVDEGDLLPSNVLPQIESDVTFDDEGLTTLERIFLLCRSEYSFHRAYAARVLGDLLGDVDPCESVEYVLPLVSSFSLDEDESVKEAFAADLHRVLWYFFSACQVVISEDTTQYEATAASDRDDDLSRSSTNMPESVYHLDHVIRTPGSEMPRDKFEAMFAAAAATQSVDDISHSTAATHQATDGGSPRDESPVITEGTSSGTLTSGTTRSTDHVTDSGTALTSVSFPHADEGEEAKPPMLSADSDKLWPGDYEVVEAPAISVDFFRPMLGTLLLSHNPAVADPVRAGIVAIISRLRGHGLVTTETWGSMSEPEDEDRVKTFLSQTGPHAHVLKAFDGTAKSLVEQELLHGIVLGMGTLSTDVPESLFDNSVEVVGDDDEEYTIDRARDEELFRQQMVHEAALGRALSLSLIGSVSEMYPATEVEQYGFVDEVIRGLDGDVNLRAEAAVAMAAVVKAAPEEAIDRLLPVFELYANDEDDQVRQAACVCLAPLCKRIPQDAARRHFAVQAMTTFMASGDSVRYAALEVLGEVIYTFHSDPEGPPAELISIFCDDQESDGKDCDWDVVASYNFPGVCLTLGSDRWSELRDLFKRIVERAGEGVFRTISAFLHELARILNPESVAEDILPVYHLCLELGDDVRERIFEHIDVLISRLPPALGWQSFLHLSNSWKEDQLGGWRAREQLALHIPSFLETFREHDEVALVLHMMRSALLDKFAAVRDAATYAIPKTYDIVQRSHCSATTFYDMLLEFSHSPRFRQRLTFVRCLREFMRPPPNKRAFEQFFMPALVRLATDILDVRLGLAGAVADLFIIGAFYGDKSIPIPSIIRGIVEILLKDESVDVRNALCEIGVDRWANTDSSVTAGEVLASEMAATDSPGSLIRCVTDALSDGPPDDERVASPHNRAEVPSPALPAMPQDQSDLQDNAGIDPFSESFVRAQISGVMSARSVADDILAAAHRAVTLPEGLEGSPPLSPTLPGVYSPR; encoded by the exons ATGCAACGGCTGTCGCAAGAATCGGTGCACAAACTGTCGTACAacagctcgcgctcctcaagcAACGACGGATCGGACAGCAGTGACGTTCTCGCGGCGCGACGGGACGAGCTCATGTCCCAACTCCTCACGGCCGAATACGATCAGGACATCGGCAAATGGTCGTCCGGCGAGATGCTCACACGACGACCGTCAACGCCACCTTCTTCCGATTGCCCTGTCGAGGTCAATATTATTAGCGCAACTCCTTCTCATTCCTCAACCCAACTAaccgaggacgcgctccgCGAAGCTCAAGTGGATGGGTCTTTACGCCATCCCCCCTCTGGATCCACCAGCAGGGACAACGACAATGACGACGGTGGGGCCCATGCGTGGGACAGTGTT TGGCCCGCGCCAAACGCGCAACCGGTTGTCAGCTTTCCGCTGCAGCCTGCCATGGCCTCTCGCTTCCCGTCAGCGCCAGTGTCGCCATATGTTACGCCCTCGTTCTCACCTGCAGTGGTCCAGGCCACTCGTcgcttgtcgtcgtcgcctcctcactcaccatcaccgC AGTTGGCTCCCCCTTTCATCTCTGGCAAAGAGCTCGCATCGTCACCGCATCTACCTCGTCGGCTGTCGGAGACTGCCATCACACGGCGGTCCGATGCTTCCCTCTCACTCAACAGCGACGTCGGTGTGTCGGCCACCCTTTCCTCGCTCGTGTTGCCCGACCACGACTCCCAAGGAACATTGAGGGTGCCATCTGTGACGTTGCGATTGCCAGCAATCACTCGGCCCGCTGGGCCTCGCCGGGCCCATTCCGCACAGGACGCTCTCGGCACTCGCGCCCGTATTGCGGCTGGCTTGTCCGGAAGCCCAGCTTCACCACAGGAGGAAGACGCCTCCGAGGCATCAGAATCGTGGTCTGAAGCGCATGCATCCCAGCGTCCTCCTACGCCACTTCCTCCCGAGCCTATCACGTTCGCGTCCCCGGCCTTTGCCATGTACGAGAAcgcgatcgaggacgacgtcgatgaTGAAGACATGGTGGAGCCGTCTTCACCCGTTTCGTGGCCGACAGGTTACGAATCCACTGTTATGGATGACACCCTAGCCCCTGGCCCGACAGAGAAAATCGATATACCGCATCCCGCTCTTGCAGGCGGCCTCGTAGACGAAGGAGATCTTCTACCCAGCAACGTGTTGCCGCAGATCGAGTCGGATGTCACcttcgacgacgagggcctCACCACCCTGGAGCGCATCTTCCTTCTCTGTCGGAGCGAGTACTCCTTCCATCGAGCGTATGCGGCACGCGTGCTTGGGGACCTTCTCGGAGACGTCGACCCATGCGAGTCGGTTGAGTATGTTCTCCCTCTGGTCTCCAGCTTTTCGCTCGACGAAGACGAGTCAGTCAAAGAGGCCTTCGCAGCAGACCTCCACAGAGTTTTGTGGTACTTTTTCTCT GCGTGCCAGGTGGTCATCAGCGAAGACACCACACAGTATGAGGCGACTGCTGCGTCCGACCGAGACGACGACTTGTCGCGGAGCTCGACCAATATGCCCGAGAGCGTCTACCATCTCGACCATGTCATTCGGACTCCTGGAAGCGAAATGCCCCGCGACAAGTTCGAAGCCATGTTcgcagcagcggcggcgacgcagTCTGTGGACGACATTAGCCATTCTACTGCGGCGACGCACCAAGCGACCGACGGCGGATCTCCTCGCGATGAGTCGCCTGTGATCACTGAGGGCACTTCAAGCGGGACGCTGACCTCTGGAACAACGCGCTCGACTGACCATGTGACCGATTCCGGGACCGCCCTCACCAGCGTCTCGTTCCCCCACGCAGACGAGGGTGAAGAAGCCAAACCACCAATGCTTTCTGCCGATAGCGACAAACTTTGGCCTGGCGACTACGAAGTGGTTGAAGCTCCCGCCATAAGCGTCGACTTCTTCCGCCCGATGCTTGGAACACTTCTTCTGAGTCACAATCCTGCTGTCGCAGACCCGGTTCGGGCAGGTATTGTCGCGATCATCTCCCGCTTGCGCGGCCATGGTCTTGTGACTACCGAAACCTGGGGATCAATGTCTGAGCCGGAAGACGAAGACAGAGTCAAGACGTTCTTGTCGCAGACTGGTCCCCACGCTCACGTACTCAAGGCCTTCGACGGTACCGCAAAGTCTCTGGTTGAGCAGGAACTGCTGCATGGCATTGTGTTAGGCATGGGCACACTGTCCACCGACGTCCCTGAATCGCTTTTCGACAACTcggtcgaggtcgttggcgacgacgacgaggagtaCACAATCGACCGCGCtcgtgacgaggagctctTCCGGCAGCAGATGGTCCACGAAGCGGCACTGGGCCGTGCACTCTCACTGTCGCTCATCGGTTCCGTCTCGGAGATGTACCCCGCTACCGAGGTTGAACAATACGGcttcgtcgacgaggtcatccGCGGATTAGACGGCGACGTCAATTTGCGGGCGGAGGCTGCCGTTGCCAtggccgccgtcgtcaaggCTGCGCCAGAGGAGGCCATCGACCGCCTGCTCCCTGTATTTGAGCTCTACGCAAATGATGAAGACGACCAGGTGCGTCAGGCCGCATGTGTTTGTCTGGCCCCACTGTGCAAGCGCATTCCACaggacgccgcgcgccgccacttTGCCGTCCAAGCCATGACGACGTTCATGGCTAGCGGCGATAGTGTGCGCTATGCTGCGCTTGAGGTTCTCGGCGAGGTGATCTACACCTTTCACTCCGACCCAGAAGGCCCACCAGCCGAGCTCATCAGCATCTTCTGCGACGACCAAGAAAGTGATGGAAAGGACTGCGACTGGGATGTCGTTGCCAGCTACAAT TTCCCGGGCGTCTGCCTGACACTGGGCTCCGACCGCTGGTCTGAGCTGCGTGACTTGTTCAAGCGTatcgtcgagcgcgctgGTGAGGGCGTGTTCCGCACTATTTCGGCCTTTCTCCACGAGTTAGCGCGCATCCTCAACCCGGAAAGTGTGGCTGAGGACATACTTCCCGTCTACCATCTgtgcctcgagcttggcgacgaTGTGCGTGAGAGGATCTTCGAGCACATCGATGTCCTCATCTCTCGGCTGCCACCTGCTCTCGGGTGGCAGTCATTCCTGCACCTGTCCAACTCGTGGAAGGAAGACCAGCTCGGCGGCTggcgtgcgcgcgagcagTTGGCACTTCATATCCCGTCCTTCCTTGAGACATTCCGCGAGCACGATGAggtcgctctcgtcctccacaTGATGCGTtcggcgctcctcgacaagttCGCAGCCGTGCGCGACGCAGCAACTTACGCCATCCCCAAGACGTACGACATAGTCCAGCGCAGCCATTGCTCGGCAACAACGTTTTACGATATGCTCCTCGAGTTCTCTCATTCTCCGAGATTCAGGCAGCGCTTAAC GTTCGTCCGGTGTCTCCGTGAATTTATGCGTCCACCGCCGAACAAGCGCGCCTTTGAGCAATTCTTCATGCCTGCGCTCGTACGTCTCGCGACCGACATCCTCGATGtgcgccttggcctcgcaGGAGCCGTTGCCGACCTGTTCATCATCGGTGCCTTCTACGGCGACAAGTCGATTCCCATCCCCTCCATAATTCGGGGCATCGTCGAAATcctgctcaaggacgagtcGGTCGATGTGCGCAACGCACTTTGCGAGATCGGCGTGGACCGCTGGGCCAACACCGACTCGTCTGTCACAGCTGGGGAGGTGCTCGCGTCCGAGATGGCAGCCACCGACAGCCCCGGGAGTCTCATTCGATGTGTAACGGACGCGCTCTCGGATGGACCGCCTGACGACGAGCGGGTAGCTTCGCCACACAACCGCGCCGAGGTTCCGTCGCCTGCACTGCCTGCGATGCCCCAGGACCAGAGTGATCTTCAGGATAACGCGGGCATCGACCCGTTCAGTGAGAGCTTTGTACGCGCGCAGATTTCTGGCGTCATGAGCGCGCGCTCCGTGGCCGATGACATCCTCGCCGCAGCCCACCGTGCAGTCACCCTCCCCGAGGGGCTGGAGGGCAGCCCGCCACTGAGTCCCACCCTACCAGGTGTTTACTCCCCGCGTTAG
- the utp13 gene encoding uncharacterized protein (Utp13 specific WD40 associated domain): protein MNGSKRELKTSFRASPNSIRPLYTGGPVALTRDGQWLITTMGEEVLVTEVSSGRGVARVKGDTTDITALALSYHTSPPTLITAHASLSVRYYPLPASLPEGTAKPPFLQYTKAFPRAAGAPILLVAVSPDSTLLATGSSDGIVKVWDMAGGYVTHLFRGHGGPVSALHFSFPTNEGRQRMELWTGSTDARVRVFDLRDASARVVVGGQEGKTKAKAVLESHVSVVRGIAVSEDGKYAVSGGRDKVVLVWDSKGKVIQTLLANEQVEACGLLPLGTAVEGEHADRLLCYTAGESGRVRIWDVLKGTEVAEMDGVAGVDEVDEDDEQQGVLQVMYDASSAALVSVHADQNILFHSLHSLECARQIVGFNDDIVDVAWLSPSGEEASHVALATNSNLVRVYDVGSLNARLLPGHRDMVLALARSADGKLLVTGSKDRTARLWAPRGNGWACVAIAEGHAEAVGAVAVANKGGFMFTASQDRTIKMWDLSSLSLDEDVHEPVKLRSLATLHIADKDINALDIAPNDRFLVSGSQDKLVKVFEIEHSSSSGSVKHIGTCKGHRRGVWSVRFSRTDRIVASGAADRTIKLWSLDDFSCLKTFEGHTNSVLRVDFMTVGMQLVSAGGDGLVKLWNIRDESCVATLDGHEDKVWALAISPDESTILSAGADSVATFWDDSSAAEQAEANEALIAKVQAEQDFTNYVAVGDYRRAIKLALAMGHPGRLLKLFRTVLTAAKPFAYSPEEEEEIDEIERGRVAEIDAVIAGLSALDLVRLLKCVRDWNANAKTSGVAQAVLNAVVRLKSPDEIMGAFDRVNSKKEKEEEEEDQEEDDEEEKAKEAKEKARKVVAPTISMRELLDGLLPYSERHMTRVDRLVQESYMLDYTISEMDGGMFGAEVMEVDV from the exons atgAACGGATCAAAACGAGAACTCAAGACGAG TTTCCGAGCGTCGCCCAACTCCATCCGGCCGCTGTACACTGGCGGGCCAGTCGCGCTCACCCGCGACGGGCAATGGTTGATCACGACGATGGGCGAAGAGGTGCTCGTCACGGAGGTTTCGAgcgggcgcggcgtggCACGTGTTAAGGGG gacaCGACGGACATCACGGCTCTCGCGCTGAGCTACCACACCTCCCCTCCGACGCTGATCACGGCCCACGCCTCCCTCAGCGTGCGGTACTACCCACTCCCTGCCTCCCTCCCCGAGGGTACCGCCAAGCCACCCTTCCTCCAGTACACCAAGGCATTTCCTCGTGCGGCCGGCGCACcgatcctcctcgtcgctgtaTCACCTGACAGCACGCTTCTGGCAACGGGGAGCAGCGACGGTATCGTCAAGGTGTGGGACATGGCGGGCGGGTATGTCACTCACCTGTTCCGCGGGCATGGTGGGCCCGTGAGTGCCCTTCATTTTTCCTTCCCCACCAACGAGGGGCGGCAGCGGATGGAGCTGTGGACTGGATCCACAGATGCCCGGGTACGGGTGTTCGACTTGCGCGATGCGAGTGCGCGCGTGGTCGTCGGCGGGCAGGAGGGGAagaccaaggccaaggctgtGCTTGAGAGTCATGTGTCGGTTGTGAGGGGGATCGCCGTTTCGGAGGATGGGAAGTACGCTGTGTCTGGTGGACGAGACAAGGTCGTCCTGGTCTGGGACAGCAAAGGGAAGGTTATCCAGACTCTGCTCGCGAacgagcaggtcgaggcTTGTGGTCTTCTTCCCCTTGGAACAGCGGTCGAGGGAGAGCATGCCGACAGGTTGTTGTGCTACACGGCGGGCGAATCGGGCCGCGTGCGCATCTGGGACGTGCTCAAGGGAACGGAAGTTGCGGAGATGGACGGCGTggctggcgtcgacgaggtcgacgaggatgacgagcaACAGGGTGTGCTCCAGGTCAT gtACGACGCATCCTCTGCGGCATTGGTCAGCGTACACGCCGACCAGAATATCCTCTTCCACTCGCTCCATTCGCTCGAATGCGCACGCCAGATCGTAGGCTTCAACGATGACATTGTCGACGTGGCTTGGCTCTCCCCCtctggggaggaggcgtcGCACGTGGCGCTAGCAACCAACTCGAACCTCGTGCGGGTGTACGATGTGGGCAGCCTCAATGCGCGCCTTCTCCCCGGCCACAGGGACATGGTTCTGGCACTGGCGCGGTCCGCGGACGGAaagctcctcgtcacggGCTCCAAGGATCGGACGGCGCGTCTCTGGGCTCCGAGGGGCAATGGGTGGGCGTGTGTCGCGATAGCGGAAGGACACGCTGAGGcggtcggcgcggtcgcggtggCGAACAAGGGCGGGTTCATGTTCACAGCCTCGCAGGACAGGACAATCAAGATGTGGGATCTGtcgtctctctctctcgacgaggacgtgcaTGAGCCAGTCAAGTTGAGGTCGTTGGCGACACTCCACATCGCGGACAAGGATATcaacgcgctcgacatTGCGCCGAACGACCGCTTCCTCGTCTCAGGCAGCcaggacaagctcgtcaaggtgttcgagatcgagcactcctcctcttctggATCGGTGAAGCACATTGGAACGTGCAAGGGGCACCGGCGTGGTGTGTGGAGCGTGCGTTTCTCGCGTACGGACCGGATTGTCGCATCCGGTGCCGCAGACCGCACCATCAAGCTCTGGTCCCTCGACGACTTTAGCTGCCTCAAGACGTTTGAGGGGCACACCAACAGCGTGCTCCGCGTCGACTTCATGACAGTCGGCATGCAGCTTGTCTCggcaggaggagatggccTGGTCAAGCTCTGGAATATTCGTGACGAGTCATGCGTGGCGACCCTGGACGGGcacgaggacaag GTGTGggccctcgccatctcTCCCGACGAATCGACAATCCTCTCCGCGGGTGCGGACAGCGTCGCAACCTTCTGGGACGACTCGTCTGCCGCCGAGCAAGCCGAGGCGAACGAAGCCCTAATCGCCAAAGTGCAAGCCGAGCAGGACTTTACAAACTATGTCGCGGTAGGCGACTACCGTCGGGCAATCAAGCTCGCGTTGGCGATGGGACATCCCGGCCGTCTCTTGAAACTCTTCCGCACGGTTCTGACGGCCGCGAAACCATTCGCGTACTCTCccgaagaagaggaggagattgacGAAATCGAGCGCGGACGAGTGGCGGAGATCGATGCCGTTATCGCTGGGCTCAGTGCGCTGGATTTGGTCCGGCTACTCAAGTGCGTGCGCGACTGGAACGCGAACGCCAAGACTAGCGGGGTTGCTCAGGCTGTCCTGAATGCCGTTGTGCGACTGAAGAGTCCCGACGAGATTATGGGGGCCTTTGACCGGGTCAATtccaagaaggagaaggaagaggaggaggaggatcaggaagaagatgatgaggaggagaaggcaAAGGAGGcaaaggagaaggcgcggAAGGTTGTCGCTCCCACCATCTCAATGCGCGAGTTGCTCGATGGGTTACTCCCGTACTCCGAGAGGCATATGACGCGCGTCGACCGTCTCGTGCAGGAGAGCTATATGCTCGACTATACGATTTCGGAGATGGATGGGGGGATGTTTGGTGCTGAGGTTATGGAGGTCGATGTGTAG